The Alnus glutinosa chromosome 8, dhAlnGlut1.1, whole genome shotgun sequence DNA segment TCTGTGCATGCTGGTGTATTAGTGGTTGTTAAATGCATGCAGATGCATAAGTTGGTATGACATATGCTACTCTGTTTTCTTTGTTCTAACAAGTTCCAATACTACTCTGGGATGCATCTGCAGGATGACTTTGCCGAAACGGCAGACTTTGAAGTTAATGGAAAGCAATTTAAGTCCCAGAACAGacataaaacaagaaaagatgATCAGAGACAACCAGAAAAAGGCTGGGGCATCAGATCATCCAAGTTTGGACGAACCCTCAAAGTTGACGAAGACCAAGTAGATGTGAGAAATGGAAAGAACATTCTAGGGACGAGTAGCTTTGGAAATTCTTATCATATTTCCAACAAAATGGAGAAAGTCAGATCCTTAGATATGAATGGCGGAGGAAAGGTGAGTTTGCATTAACATGATGAGCTGTTAACTTTCACTGTGAACTGTACTGATGAGGCAGAGGAGCATTACATATGTTTTCTTTGATTGCAGCTGATGACAAGGAAATCTATGGAGAAAAAATATCCTCAGCTATTTGAAGAAATAGATTTGGATATGAAATGGCTCCCCCTTCTTGATTACTTGAGCACGTATGGGCTTAAGGAATCACATTTTATTCAAATGTATGAGAGGCACATGCCTTCCCTTCAAATAAATGTATGTTCTGCACAAGAAAGGTTGGACTACTTGTTGAGTGTTGGGGTCAAAGAAACAGACGTGAGAAGAATACTTTTGAGGCAGCCACAGATTTTAGAGTACACAGtggagaaaaatttgaaatccCACGTTGCTTTCTTGATGGGTTTAGGTATTCCAAGTTCCAGAGTGGGGCAGATAATTGCAGCTGCTCCATCCCTGTTTTCTTATAGTGTTGAGAATTCATTGAAACCCACAGTTAGATACTTGGTTGAGGAGGTCGGCATTAAGGAAAAAGATTTAGGTAAAGTCATACAGCTTAGCCCCCAAATACTGGTTCAGCGCATTGACATATCGTGGAATACTCGTTATGTTTTTCTGTCAAAGGAATTGGGAGCATCAAGAGATAGTGTAGTTAAGATGGTGAGAAAACATCCCCAGCTCCTACATTACAGTATCGATGATGGATTGCTGCCTAGGATCAATTTCCTGAGGGGTATTGGGATGCATAATTCTGACATCTTGAAAGTCTTAACCAGCCTTACACAGGTCAATTTGCTTCCTTGTATGCATAGttaaattttgcaaaaaaataacttctttttttttctgatatGAATCACTTGTGCTTATGTGCTGCAAAAAACTGTTTACTCTTTCCATGTTCATCTCCACTTTATGAGTTTACTAGTcataaatttctattttttcctGCTATAAAGATTGATTCATATGTTCAATTAAATCTGCTTTTGTTGTGCAATGGATTCCATTTACATTGGTAAGCATTGACTATGCTTGCAGGTTTTATCTTTGTCACTGGAGGAGAATCTGAAGCCTAAGTACACGTACTTGATCAATGAACTTCATAATGAGGTTCATTCCTTGACAAAATATCCTATGTACTTAAGTTTATCTTTGGATCAGAGAATTCGTCCTCGCCATAGGTTCTTGGTTTCCCTAAAAAAAGCTCCAAAGGGGCCGTTTCCTCTTAGTTCACTGGTTCCAACTGACGAATGCTTTTGTCAGCAGTGGGCTGGAACCAGTTTAGATAAATATTTGGCGTTTCGGCAGACACTACTACTCAAGGAGTTTGCAAAGaaatatggaaagaaaggaaaacacaCTGCCCTCTAGTGTGCCTTAGGCTTATGATACAAGTAATGGAAGAGCAGTCTCTTAATTAACTTCAGCAACCAAAAACTTGTTTTGTTAAATGTTAGTGAGTTTTTTGGTTGATGCTCTGTACATTTGATCTATATAAGCTTCTAGTAAGCAAATGCTATGCCATGGTTTCATGACACGGTATAAGTGCTGTAATCTGTGGCGAAGCTGCTCTAGTTGCACACAAAGTCGATGCAACATTTTCAGCTGAAGGCCTGCTGAGGGTTATTTTCAAAGTTCTGGTGATCTAGAGGCCAAATGACATAATGGCAAGTTTGTTACCTTAAGGTAAGTTGTTAATCCTTGAACAATACAGTAAATGGAAATAGAAGTTGCATACAAGAGAATGCAGTTTACAAGGGACAGAGTGGATATATGCTGGAGTTGGATCTGCCATGGAAAGCTCCCATGTATGAAGTTTCTCACTGTAAAAGATTTATATGAATATTAGATTAAATGATTGCAACATTTTGCGTTTCTGCCTTTGTGCCATTAAATGCCCTTCAATTTTGGAGTAGGATAATACATTTTCTTTCATTAGCTGGTACCTCCCcaccctctctcttttttcttttttctttttaattttttttttttattgtaagcaGTAATTTAATATGTTATTCGATGATGCCAAACAAAATGTTTCAAGGTATGTCTTCAGATTTATCTTTTACTGCTGATGATGATCAACTTCTCTAACATCTATAAAACCCATTGTAGGTATTTATCCTCATTCCAACTCATTTATGAGAACAACGTAAGGAGCGTGTTGTACTTGGTACAAGTTCTTAAAACTTGTTGATGCTTCCATACATTTTTTAGTATCCAATactttttgtacttttttcacATAGGATGTGCTTTTGTTACCTGCACAACCTCGATATTGGAGTGACTATTTCACGTGATatgcaaaatataaatttatttcacATTTAATGTTATGGTATCCCTGCTTTCATTGTCTGGCTGCCATTATCTGCCCCAATATATGCATGATTGCCATGGCTCATTTAGATTCACCATTCATCTGCTATCCTTTGAAAAGGTAACTTTATCCCTGCTTTCATTGTCTGGCTGCTAGTATCTGCCCCAATATATGCATGATTGCCATGGCTCATTTAGATTCACCATTCATTTGCTATCAGTTGAAAAGGGTGTCAGATGGTTCATCAATCTTAACTGGGTTAATTCCCCTTTGCTCACAAATTAACTTTCCACTTGCAGTAACTTGACGGTTTATTTGTTTCTTCACTTACCaattatttggtgttttttttttccaatctttaTAAACTTTTCTTCTTGTAAGCAAAATCAGTTCAAGTGGTTACACGGATTTGCAATAAGCTAACTATGGTATAAAAATTTGTTGAGAACTCAATGTGGTAAGCAATAAAAGCAAATAGATCTCTACTCTCAACTTTCGTCCAAAATCTTAAAGGAATTTATTAATGTGTCATGTTAGACCCAATCATACAATGACACGCACTCCTGCTGAGCATATTTTCatttggccaaaggggtggctcgaccacttcataatttttatttttttacttttttatattatgaatgACGCATGATGGTGTATAAGGATTTGACATGACACATTGATGGGATGAATCTATTTGCTTTTATTGCTCACCTCAGTGAGTTCTTAgcaattttttataccacaagatatttttttcttccttgccACAATAAGATTAGAAAAGTGTACTGCTTTTGAACGTTAGAAAGTAAAATTTATGTCACAATGTCTTATTGTCTTAGCgtgaccaaaaaaagaaaggaaaaggaggAGAATGTGTTTATTTATAAGTTATAAATGTTGGTCAGAGCATTTCCAGCAATGTTCTAAAACTGTTGTGTATATTTAGCTAATATAATGCAAAAATCACATCTAATTTGGGGTGGCAACTCGTGTTAAAATGTTAGGTCATATTGAagcatgagtataagattatatagataAACTCAAACACGGTCcatttaatttcgtgttgagttagTGTGGGGTTCgcgagtcgtgtaaaaaattgtgaGCGCTACATTCAGTAGCTTGTCTTCTTATCTAAAACCCatattttgctttttggttaGTTACTTTTAGGCAAATACAGTAACTtacgtattttttttaatcggttctctctcctctcttggtgatctaagaaaaagaaaaaaatattataaaatatgtttgagtatgtattcaaaaaaaaaaatatatatatatatatatatatatatatataatagtagcAAAAATGTGCAACATTACTGGCAGAGCTAAATACACAAATTTCTTGCCATTCATTGCACCCGCTGCCTTATGGTGTCACCTATGATTTTCACTTGGGATCCATTTGGAGTTCACGGATCAGAGGGAAGTTGAGTTAAGCAATCTCAGTTCAGAAGTTGAAATTTGTCTTCTTCGGAGTTCGTGTTATCTTTTGAATTTACAAAATGATTGGTGTGATTGTTCAGATTAGAGACTTAATTTAAACAACAGTGCGTGAGGATTCTTATACTCTATGGGGGCAGTTGCCGTGATCTCTAAATAGTGTTCTTTACCTAATCAATATTCATAATCATAGGTGGTGTCTTTGTTTCAACTctatttgaatttgtttataaatTGACTGTCTTCACAATTCATGCAAAATCATGTCCTCTCCCTTTTCATTGGGGATGCCAATTTGAGTTCActtgtcgggttcgggtcatgtCGACACGTGGGTATAATACTACATAGGTCATCTTAACCCGGCTCATTTAGTTAAATAGGTCAAATTCTTCAATTATAACccgttaattttatgttttgagtttgtTTCTAATTTACGAGTTGTGTCAATAAAATTGTCATCATTTATGGTAGTGTAGTTTCAAGGGTCAAGCTAGTTGAAAGACTGCAgaatttgctttcttttcaaGCTTTTTAGGTCACTAAAAACATCAATTACTGTGTTTGATAAAGATATTTGCTATGTTTGGAGTGAAGTCTTTCTACTTCAGGCTGATCCAATTCCTTGCAAAGTATCTCTCACACCTGCTCCCTCACAAGCCACCCATTATTTTCCGAAATCTGCGGCCACTTTTTGTTGTCTGTGCATGAGAAGCAAGTCATCCAATCGGGGGTCCAGATTGGCTAGGGAGACATCAATATTCAGTTCTATCTTTTCAGAAACTCATGAAAAATTATGTAGCCCCCTTGTAGAggacaatcaaatttaattgtgtTTAGACAGTTTAGTAACTGGCGTGATAAGTGTGTAAAAAGtttgtagtaaaaattgtagtaccCTAACAATGAATAATGTTAGGAACcatctttttgtcatttttttatccttctaaagttgacgtgacttttaaaattaccattgaattttagattgatcactattaaattttgatctaatgataatttcaAAATTGGCAGTCCATTTTAGCAGGAATTTTTGAGGGTTGTCTCGTTGTGATGATGTATGTGTCACTTTAAACATCCAACACTCCTTTAATCAGAACTCTCATTTGAGACTTCCCATCTTCATCTATCGTTCTAAAAGACTGGCATTCAATGACATTAAAGAAAGGAtcctttaaaaaattgagaggTGAAAAACAAAAGTTCTTTCTCAAGCTGGAGGCCCCAGTCTGGGCCTAAATTTGCTAGTCAGTTTAAGAAGTCCAAAAGGTTAAGGAGCAAATGTTTACATTGTCGtcgaaaaaaataaaggtttaaGAAGCCCAAAGGTAGCTTGTCTTCTAAAACAACCCCCTTACCCGACTTCAATAAAAAGGTTTGCTTTgagaagataaaaatataattcctAACATTACTCTCCTCTCACAATGCCCGAACATTATTGTTGTACAGAgagaatgaataaataaaaacatattagTAGTAATTTTTAATGCCACGTTAGAAAGTTTGCATTTGAGATTATCATagcatgtagcatttctcaaatgAATGAGAGAGTTCAACAATGCAGGTTTTGTCTAAATCTCAAACATACTACCATATACCATTTTCTAAGCTCAGTCCTCCTATTATTCACTTTGTGGCACATATTACTAAATCACACAGTTTTGAAATTTTGCTGCAATACAAGGCAGAGAGGAATATCATATTTCTAAGTCTGCCTTCTTTAGGGTGTACAGTTAATGATCTGCAACCAACCCACCGTTTTAATGCATGTTTTCCTTGCAGAAAATGATCGAATAAGGAGATGCAAAAACGCCaaattcaatcatttaaaaAGAATAGCCTGATCATTGAAAATAGACAATAAATCATGCAAAATCAAACCCAGAAAAGTGGTTATGAAAATGAAGGTTATGATCCAAAATTAATACCAAATCCCCACCAGATGAATATGATATGAAACCCATATAATTCTTTCTTCTATCTAAAAAGAGAAGTAATATactaggaaaaagaaaactagaTAAACTGGTATAA contains these protein-coding regions:
- the LOC133876569 gene encoding transcription termination factor MTERF9, chloroplastic, with amino-acid sequence MAAFFSLYPFNTIPHHSHSASSSSSSLGVYGSHLTVQPLSNLALQSHSQRFVVLSTHSNHKILKPNRRSRYGQALSPFDSDDEEVDDVDGEDDDDVAEDDSSSPNDDFAETADFEVNGKQFKSQNRHKTRKDDQRQPEKGWGIRSSKFGRTLKVDEDQVDVRNGKNILGTSSFGNSYHISNKMEKVRSLDMNGGGKLMTRKSMEKKYPQLFEEIDLDMKWLPLLDYLSTYGLKESHFIQMYERHMPSLQINVCSAQERLDYLLSVGVKETDVRRILLRQPQILEYTVEKNLKSHVAFLMGLGIPSSRVGQIIAAAPSLFSYSVENSLKPTVRYLVEEVGIKEKDLGKVIQLSPQILVQRIDISWNTRYVFLSKELGASRDSVVKMVRKHPQLLHYSIDDGLLPRINFLRGIGMHNSDILKVLTSLTQVLSLSLEENLKPKYTYLINELHNEVHSLTKYPMYLSLSLDQRIRPRHRFLVSLKKAPKGPFPLSSLVPTDECFCQQWAGTSLDKYLAFRQTLLLKEFAKKYGKKGKHTAL